A stretch of Pseudoliparis swirei isolate HS2019 ecotype Mariana Trench chromosome 14, NWPU_hadal_v1, whole genome shotgun sequence DNA encodes these proteins:
- the jam2a gene encoding junctional adhesion molecule 2A isoform X2, with protein MEGTSLCLPIVVLLMQCSPSVPVTVTTDKHKVEVNEFSDAVLSCTFRTEKDQNPRIEWKKKGKDVSFVYFDGHFKGPFEDRATIDGATVTLRRATQEDAGEYRCEISAPLDTVNLGETNVTLKVLVPPHIPSCDIPSGAVTGSVVQLRCQDQQSIPPATYTWFKDNAAISQPRSANATYQMNSHTGVLEFRAVAKEDTGRYSCLASNGVGRPQSCEGKHMTIEDVNVSAVVAAVVGVCLVVVVCGCGGYLLHRNGFFSRHRGRSFWISQCHGAAHISSQTLHRAEDTSNVNYVPPPQDPQDFKHTQSFML; from the exons ATGGAGGGGACGTCCCTGTGTCTGCCTATTGTTGTTTTACTGATGCAAT GTTCCCCCTCCGTTCCCGTCACCGTGACGACCGACAAACACAAGGTGGAGGTGAACGAGTTCTCAG ACGCGGTGCTGTCGTGCACGTTCCGCACGGAGAAGGACCAGAACCCGCGCATCGagtggaagaagaaggggaaagaTGTGTCCTTCGTGTACTTTGATGGACACTTcaaag GTCCCTTTGAGGACCGCGCCACGATCGACGGGGCCACCGTCACGCTGAGGAGGGCGACCCAGGAGGACGCCGGGGAGTACCGCTGCGAGATCAGCGCTCCTCTGGACACCGTGAACCTGGGCGAGACCAACGTCACGCTCAAAGTcctcg TGCCCCCACACATCCCGTCCTGTGACATCCCCAGTGGGGCAGTGACAGGCTCCGTGGTGCAGCTGCGCTGTCAGGACCAGCAGAGCATCCCGCCTGCCACGTACACCTGGTTCAAGGACAACGCGGCCATCAGCCAGCCGCGCAGCGCCAACGCCACCTACCAGATGAACTCACACACGGGAGTACTG GAGTTTAGAGCCGTAGCCAAAGAGGACACCGGGCGGTACAGCTGCCTGGCTTCCAACGGCGTGGGGCGGCCACAGAGTTGCGAGGGCAAGCACATGacgatag AGGACGTCAACGTGTCGGCcgtggtggcggcggtggtgggggtctgcctggtggtggtggtctgCGGATGCGGGGGGTACCTCTTGCACCGCAACGGCTTCTTCAGCC gacacagaggaag GTCATTTTGGATCTCCCAGTGTCATGGTGCAGCCCACATCAGCAGCCAAACCCTGCACAGAGCTGAGGACAC GTCCAATGTTAACTACGTCCCTCCGCCCCAAGAT CCACAGGATTTCAAACACACCCAGTCGTTCATGCTCTGA
- the LOC130204496 gene encoding uncharacterized protein LOC130204496, with amino-acid sequence MKTAALIFVLAVVASQVELVLSAFLENGDMVDLTECPVFFYGKEYTETEVRFASDGSFTFCFANSGIKECIWLSNSVGATNLVTRVEAFGTGPPSALHTALESITDDAECTHILKVGSAEGFYIILYLRRLHEQTGLIIETLPGFPSRSLDVNTTFDGITQETWSFLVTRKLMYLDLSGCRTSNIFDFSPSINPIDCTATCSVENKSGVTVDVVTGCESPEVCDGNGQCIVPAPVCTVTGSTVIDFFNTVHSVPDLCVYTLLKNPEIEIYVGFNVRHLEEEPFLNHVIVFMIATSTTIYLEQGVRARVLTEILNLTSTPQTLHGVEVFKDDNGITLKTPSTQTIIHFDGDTAHVTGGDGEQSGVCGNPMSDTESQTTLVDSVNSAHSTSGCDASKSTDVAITANCSASDDYCDLMSQAPFTDCTLIDPEPFITACKSIACKYTEDDRPADYPACQYMQAYAKACFLKSAATLGDWRSTASCSTTRLASCLDQECTDHEFCAGEPGCFCRASFDHPRDVIAEATVCTPSSIEVTVVECLLWENGVDPTTLHLNDVTCKGESDPETGMMTFRVEGDDCGTEVTKDNASLVYKNAILMGSKPLSDITREKIVEIDFSCSVTPPELQSVTFKIKDGSVFQTIEDEELSYTLTMSAYTDANFNFMIDQDTDIELNQKVWVEIKTEDLDENTVAVVTDSCWLTTDVDPTSSPSHYLVVGGCPNPDDLTVEMEGNGLGLSNSFCFRMFQYTTGNAGNSELYLHCQVVLFPKSTPAPTCGGLRKRRSARPGYAGMARPPIG; translated from the exons ATGAAGACGGCTGCGCTGATCTTCGTGCTGGCAG TTGTTGCCAGCCAGGTTGAGCTGGTTCTGTCCGCGTTTCTTGAGAATGGAGACATGGTGGATCTCACCGAATGTCCCGTCTTCTTTTATGGAAAGGAATACACGGAAACAGAA GTGAGGTTTGCTTCTGATGGctcttttacattttgtttcgCTAACTCTGGCATCAAAGAGTGTATTTGGCTGTCCAATAGTGTGGGTGCAACCAACCTGGTCACACGAGTCGAAGCCTTTGGAACAGGACCTCCATCCGCACTTCATACCGCTCTAGAAAGTATAACAGACGACGCAGAATGCACACATATCTTAAAGGTCGGCAGCGCGGAGGGGTTCTAC ATAATCTTATATTTACGCAGATTGCACGAACAAACAGGTCTTATTATTGAAACACTACCCGGCTTTCCTTCAAGGTCCCTT GACGTGAACACAACGTTTGATGGCATAACTCAAGAGACATGGTCGTTTCTCGTCACACGCAAACTCATGTACTTGGACCTGAGCGGATGCAGAACCTCCAACA TTTTCGATTTCTCACCGAGTATCAACCCAATTGATTGCACAGCCACGTGTTCTGTTGAAAACAAAAGCGGAGTGACAGTCGATGTTGTCACGGGATGTGAATCTCCGGAAGTTTGCGATGGAAacggaca ATGCATTGTACCCGCTCCCGTGTGCACGGTGACGGGCTCCACTGTCATCGATTTCTTCAACACAGTCCACTCTGTCCCTGATCTGTGTGTTTACACGCTGTTGAAAAATCCAGAAATCGAAATCTACGTGGGTTTCAATGTGCGACACCTTGAAGAGGAGCCATTTTTAAATCACGTGATTGTCTTTATGATAGCGacatcaacaacaatatatCTGGAACAAGGTGTCAGAGCTCGG GTTCTGACGGAAATCCTGAATCTCACCTCCACGCCTCAGACGCTTCACGGCGTGGAGGTCTTCAAGGACGACAATGGAATTACTCTCAAGACGCCTTCAACCCAAACGATAATCCATTTTGATGGGGACACCGCACATGTGACAG gaggagatggagaacaGTCTGGCGTGTGTGGCAACCCCATGTCTGACACTGAATCCCAAACCACCCTGGTGGACTCAGTCAACTCAGCTCATTCTACGTCTGG CTGCGATGCTTCAAAGAGCACAGACGTGGCCATCACGGCGAACTGCAGCGCCTCAGATGATTA CTGTGATCTCATGTCTCAGGCCCCCTTCACTGATTGCACGCTCATTGACCCAGAGCCCTTCATAACCGCATGCAAAAGCATCGCGTGCAAATACACGGAGGACGATCGGCCAGCGGACTATCCTGCCTGCCAGTATATGCAGGCTTACGCCAAGGCCTGTTTCCTGAAAAGTGCCGCCACActgggggactggaggtcaACGGCCAGCTGCT ctactACCCGTCTGGCCTCCTGTCTCGACCAGGAATGCACGGATCATGAGTTCTGTGCCGGTGAACCCGGCTGCTTCTGTCGGGCCTCATTCGACCATCCAAGAGACGTTATAG CCGAGGCGACAGTCTGCACGCCGAGCTCTATCGAAGTAACAGTGGTTGAATGTCTTCTGTGGGAAAACGGCGTCGACCCCACCACCTTACACCTCAACGACGTGACCTGCAAAGGTGAATCGGACCCAGAGACCGGCATGATGACATTCCGTGTCGAAGGGGACGACTGCGGGACGGAGGTCACG AAGGACAACGCCAGTCTCGTCTACAAGAACGCGATCCTGATGGGATCCAAACCCTTGAGTGACATCACCCGCGAAAAAATTGTGGAGATCGACTTCTCCTGCTCTGTCACACCGCCAGAGCTCCAGAGTGTGACTTTTAAGATCAAAGACGG CTCTGTGTTTCAGACAATTGAAGATGAAGAATTGAGTTACACTCTGACGATGTCCGCCTACACCGACGCCAACTTCAACTTCATGATCGATCAAGACACTGACATCGAGCTGAACCAGAAGGTCTGGGTGGAGATTAAGACGGAGGACCTGGACGAAAACACGGTCGCCGTGGTGACCGACTCCTGCTGGTTAACCACCGACGTGGACCCTACCAGTAGTCCTTCACACTACCTGGTCGTCGGCGG ATGCCCGAACCCCGATGACCTGACggtggagatggagggaaaCGGACTTGGACTGTCCAACTCCTTCTGTTTCCGCATGTTTCAGTACACAACTGGCAATGCGGGGAATTCTGAACTCTACCTGCACTGCCAAGTGGTGCTGTTCCCCAAGAGCACCCCTGCTCCG ACATGCGGTGGCTTGAGGAAACGCAGATCTGCCAGGCCTGGATATGCAGGGATGGCAAGACCTCCCATTGGTTAA
- the jam2a gene encoding junctional adhesion molecule 2A isoform X3 codes for MEGTSLCLPIVVLLMQCSPSVPVTVTTDKHKVEVNEFSDAVLSCTFRTEKDQNPRIEWKKKGKDVSFVYFDGHFKGPFEDRATIDGATVTLRRATQEDAGEYRCEISAPLDTVNLGETNVTLKVLVPPHIPSCDIPSGAVTGSVVQLRCQDQQSIPPATYTWFKDNAAISQPRSANATYQMNSHTGVLEFRAVAKEDTGRYSCLASNGVGRPQSCEGKHMTIEDVNVSAVVAAVVGVCLVVVVCGCGGYLLHRNGFFSPGHRGRSNVNYVPPPQDPQDFKHTQSFML; via the exons ATGGAGGGGACGTCCCTGTGTCTGCCTATTGTTGTTTTACTGATGCAAT GTTCCCCCTCCGTTCCCGTCACCGTGACGACCGACAAACACAAGGTGGAGGTGAACGAGTTCTCAG ACGCGGTGCTGTCGTGCACGTTCCGCACGGAGAAGGACCAGAACCCGCGCATCGagtggaagaagaaggggaaagaTGTGTCCTTCGTGTACTTTGATGGACACTTcaaag GTCCCTTTGAGGACCGCGCCACGATCGACGGGGCCACCGTCACGCTGAGGAGGGCGACCCAGGAGGACGCCGGGGAGTACCGCTGCGAGATCAGCGCTCCTCTGGACACCGTGAACCTGGGCGAGACCAACGTCACGCTCAAAGTcctcg TGCCCCCACACATCCCGTCCTGTGACATCCCCAGTGGGGCAGTGACAGGCTCCGTGGTGCAGCTGCGCTGTCAGGACCAGCAGAGCATCCCGCCTGCCACGTACACCTGGTTCAAGGACAACGCGGCCATCAGCCAGCCGCGCAGCGCCAACGCCACCTACCAGATGAACTCACACACGGGAGTACTG GAGTTTAGAGCCGTAGCCAAAGAGGACACCGGGCGGTACAGCTGCCTGGCTTCCAACGGCGTGGGGCGGCCACAGAGTTGCGAGGGCAAGCACATGacgatag AGGACGTCAACGTGTCGGCcgtggtggcggcggtggtgggggtctgcctggtggtggtggtctgCGGATGCGGGGGGTACCTCTTGCACCGCAACGGCTTCTTCAGCC caggacacagaggaag GTCCAATGTTAACTACGTCCCTCCGCCCCAAGAT CCACAGGATTTCAAACACACCCAGTCGTTCATGCTCTGA
- the LOC130204668 gene encoding ras-related protein Rap-2a-like: MREYKVVVLGSGGVGKSALTVQFVTGTFIEKYDPTIEDFYRKEIEVDSSPSVLEILDTAGTEQFASMRDLYIRNGQGFILVYSLVNQQSFQDIKPMRDQIIRVKRYQQVPVVLVGNKVDLEEEREVSPSEGQALAEDWGCPFMETSAKSKTMVDELFAEIVRQMDFCPLPDRREACCPACSVQ; the protein is encoded by the exons ATGCGGGAGTATAAGGTGGTGGTGCTCGGCAGCGGCGGGGTGGGCAAGTCCGCCCTGACCGTGCAGTTCGTCACCGGGACGTTCATAGAGAAGTACGACCCGACCATCGAAGATTTCTACCGGAAGGAGATCGAGGTGGACTCCTCTCCGTCGGTGCTGGAGATCCTGGACACGGCCGGTACCGAGCAGTTCGCCTCCATGCGGGACCTCTACATCCGGAACGGCCAGGGCTTCATCCTGGTCTACAGTCTGGTCAACCAGCAAAGTTTTCAGGACATCAAGCCCATGAGGGACCAGATCATCAGGGTGAAAAG GTACCAGCAGGTGCCGGTGGTGCTGGTGGGCAACAAGGTGGacctggaagaggagagggaggtgtcCCCCAGCGAGGGCCAGGCGCTGGCCGAGGACTGGGGCTGCCCCTTCATGGAGACGTCGGCCAAGAGCAAGACCATGGTGGACGAGCTCTTCGCCGAGATCGTGAGGCAGATGGACTTCTGCCCTCTGCCGGACCGGAGAGAGGCCTGCTGCCCCGCCTGCAGCGTGCAGTAG
- the jam2a gene encoding junctional adhesion molecule 2A isoform X4, protein MEGTSLCLPIVVLLMQCSPSVPVTVTTDKHKVEVNEFSDAVLSCTFRTEKDQNPRIEWKKKGKDVSFVYFDGHFKGPFEDRATIDGATVTLRRATQEDAGEYRCEISAPLDTVNLGETNVTLKVLVPPHIPSCDIPSGAVTGSVVQLRCQDQQSIPPATYTWFKDNAAISQPRSANATYQMNSHTGVLEFRAVAKEDTGRYSCLASNGVGRPQSCEGKHMTIEDVNVSAVVAAVVGVCLVVVVCGCGGYLLHRNGFFSRHRGRSNVNYVPPPQDPQDFKHTQSFML, encoded by the exons ATGGAGGGGACGTCCCTGTGTCTGCCTATTGTTGTTTTACTGATGCAAT GTTCCCCCTCCGTTCCCGTCACCGTGACGACCGACAAACACAAGGTGGAGGTGAACGAGTTCTCAG ACGCGGTGCTGTCGTGCACGTTCCGCACGGAGAAGGACCAGAACCCGCGCATCGagtggaagaagaaggggaaagaTGTGTCCTTCGTGTACTTTGATGGACACTTcaaag GTCCCTTTGAGGACCGCGCCACGATCGACGGGGCCACCGTCACGCTGAGGAGGGCGACCCAGGAGGACGCCGGGGAGTACCGCTGCGAGATCAGCGCTCCTCTGGACACCGTGAACCTGGGCGAGACCAACGTCACGCTCAAAGTcctcg TGCCCCCACACATCCCGTCCTGTGACATCCCCAGTGGGGCAGTGACAGGCTCCGTGGTGCAGCTGCGCTGTCAGGACCAGCAGAGCATCCCGCCTGCCACGTACACCTGGTTCAAGGACAACGCGGCCATCAGCCAGCCGCGCAGCGCCAACGCCACCTACCAGATGAACTCACACACGGGAGTACTG GAGTTTAGAGCCGTAGCCAAAGAGGACACCGGGCGGTACAGCTGCCTGGCTTCCAACGGCGTGGGGCGGCCACAGAGTTGCGAGGGCAAGCACATGacgatag AGGACGTCAACGTGTCGGCcgtggtggcggcggtggtgggggtctgcctggtggtggtggtctgCGGATGCGGGGGGTACCTCTTGCACCGCAACGGCTTCTTCAGCC gacacagaggaag GTCCAATGTTAACTACGTCCCTCCGCCCCAAGAT CCACAGGATTTCAAACACACCCAGTCGTTCATGCTCTGA
- the jam2a gene encoding junctional adhesion molecule 2A isoform X1 produces MEGTSLCLPIVVLLMQCSPSVPVTVTTDKHKVEVNEFSDAVLSCTFRTEKDQNPRIEWKKKGKDVSFVYFDGHFKGPFEDRATIDGATVTLRRATQEDAGEYRCEISAPLDTVNLGETNVTLKVLVPPHIPSCDIPSGAVTGSVVQLRCQDQQSIPPATYTWFKDNAAISQPRSANATYQMNSHTGVLEFRAVAKEDTGRYSCLASNGVGRPQSCEGKHMTIEDVNVSAVVAAVVGVCLVVVVCGCGGYLLHRNGFFSPGHRGRSFWISQCHGAAHISSQTLHRAEDTSNVNYVPPPQDPQDFKHTQSFML; encoded by the exons ATGGAGGGGACGTCCCTGTGTCTGCCTATTGTTGTTTTACTGATGCAAT GTTCCCCCTCCGTTCCCGTCACCGTGACGACCGACAAACACAAGGTGGAGGTGAACGAGTTCTCAG ACGCGGTGCTGTCGTGCACGTTCCGCACGGAGAAGGACCAGAACCCGCGCATCGagtggaagaagaaggggaaagaTGTGTCCTTCGTGTACTTTGATGGACACTTcaaag GTCCCTTTGAGGACCGCGCCACGATCGACGGGGCCACCGTCACGCTGAGGAGGGCGACCCAGGAGGACGCCGGGGAGTACCGCTGCGAGATCAGCGCTCCTCTGGACACCGTGAACCTGGGCGAGACCAACGTCACGCTCAAAGTcctcg TGCCCCCACACATCCCGTCCTGTGACATCCCCAGTGGGGCAGTGACAGGCTCCGTGGTGCAGCTGCGCTGTCAGGACCAGCAGAGCATCCCGCCTGCCACGTACACCTGGTTCAAGGACAACGCGGCCATCAGCCAGCCGCGCAGCGCCAACGCCACCTACCAGATGAACTCACACACGGGAGTACTG GAGTTTAGAGCCGTAGCCAAAGAGGACACCGGGCGGTACAGCTGCCTGGCTTCCAACGGCGTGGGGCGGCCACAGAGTTGCGAGGGCAAGCACATGacgatag AGGACGTCAACGTGTCGGCcgtggtggcggcggtggtgggggtctgcctggtggtggtggtctgCGGATGCGGGGGGTACCTCTTGCACCGCAACGGCTTCTTCAGCC caggacacagaggaag GTCATTTTGGATCTCCCAGTGTCATGGTGCAGCCCACATCAGCAGCCAAACCCTGCACAGAGCTGAGGACAC GTCCAATGTTAACTACGTCCCTCCGCCCCAAGAT CCACAGGATTTCAAACACACCCAGTCGTTCATGCTCTGA
- the mrpl39 gene encoding LOW QUALITY PROTEIN: 39S ribosomal protein L39, mitochondrial (The sequence of the model RefSeq protein was modified relative to this genomic sequence to represent the inferred CDS: deleted 1 base in 1 codon) codes for MATRTVCQVLQRRFASAAAAARAPAAEVRGRRSAVFSREQARQRALYPRIEKIEVSANGPGLDGTLLIMNKGMSTPLSCARHLTEYHVTNSAMALVDGEPWSLNQPLTQSCSLTLLTFKDSDPTLVNQAYWRSCAALLGQVLETAFKDDFTVELLGTPEVAVTSGAFCCDVVLDPQLDSWTPSEESLRSLTKGAQQLIHQDLAWEPLEVAPSVALEVFSHSRCKQEEVEQKAAQNPKGTVTLHRCGDHVLLSVGTLVARTGLCSQYEVTALHSLVEGPWGLRRQAQGLSLPLQLQAHHTVWRKLRQRAEKLVEVSRLEVAPPSPPDSTPPPTSH; via the exons ATGGCGACCAGGACCGTTTGTCAAGTTCTCCAGCGCC gcTTTGCGTCTGCCGCGGCAGCTGCGCGTGCGCCGGCCGCCGAGGTCCGCGGTCGACGCAGCGCCGTCTTCTCCAGGGAGCAGGCCCGGCAGAGGGCTCTGTACCCCCGCATCGAGAAGATCGAGGTGTCTGCGAATGGCCCGGGGCTGGATGGGACGCTGCTGATCATGAACAAAGGGATGTCCACCCCGCTGAGCTGCGCCAGAC ACCTGACAGAATATCACGTGACCAACTCGGCGATGGCGCTGGTGGACGGGGAGCCGTGGTCTCTCAACCAGCCCCTCACGCAGTCCTGCTCCCTCACTCTGCTCACATTTAAAGACAGTGATCCAACGCTGGTCAACCAG GCCTATTGGCGTTCCTGCGCCGCTTTGCTCGGCCAGGTGCTGGAGACGGCGTTCAAAGACGACTTCACTGTGGAGCTGCTCGGCACACCGGAGGTGGCAG TCACTTCAGGAGCTTTCTGCTGTGACGTGGTGCTTGACCCTCAGCTGGACTCATGGACTCCCTCTGAG GAGTCGTTGCGGTCTCTGACCAAAGGGGCCCAGCAGCTCATCCACCAGGACCTGGCCTGGGAGCCTCTGGAGGTGGCGCCCTCTGTGGCGCTGGAGGTCTTCTCACACAGCAG GTGTaaacaggaggaggtggaacaGAAGGCAGCACAAAATCCCAAAGGCACAGTGACGCTCCACAG ATGTGGTGACCATGTCCTGCTGAGTGTGGGCACCCTAGTGGCCAGAACTGGCCTGTGCTCCCAGTACGAGGTGACGGCCCTCCACAGCCTGGTGGAGGGGCCGTGGGGCCTCCGCCGTCAAGCACAGGGCCTCTCCCTGCCTCTGCAgctgcag gCGCACCACACCGTCTGGAGGAAACTGAGGCAGCGGGCTGAGAAACTG GTCGAGGTGTCGAGACTTGAAgtggctcctccctctcctcccgacTCCACG CCGCCTCCGACCAGCCACTAA